In Leucoraja erinacea ecotype New England chromosome 11, Leri_hhj_1, whole genome shotgun sequence, the following are encoded in one genomic region:
- the LOC129701519 gene encoding protocadherin gamma-A11-like, which yields MANVDCTALCVVLLLRLTGLVCGQTKYSIPEELEIGAFVGNIAEDLGINVRELLVRRLQLLPRDMNHYFAVNTQTGILSVNERIDREQFCMEASTCSISLDLAVEKPDVIFPAEVEILDINDNSPMFTADVISLQLSELLAPGARFPLESAHDPDVGLNSVAKYHLSLNDFFSIKVHTRKDGSKIVDLFLEKSLDREKHPSFELVLTAEDGGIPHRSGTTKIFIIVTDINDNAPAFDQSIYKITVLENVPVGTLLIKVHAIDLDEGSNAEFKYSFGNYASQKVRTLFNLDAETGEIKVAGLLDFETAYEYELDVQAVDNLPNVGHAKVLVSIVDVNDNAPDIKLTSARKVVLEDAVTDTVIAVFEVTDRDSGENGLVQCQIPVNIPFKMEPTLPNHYKIMTSKKLDRETISEYNISISARDAGSPSLTTIETITVSVSDINDNVPRFSKSSYDIYLMENNFPGGSVSSVTAVDPDLDDNGNVAYSILDDKLENVRDASNFAINSQRGSIFALRSFDYEQTKNFQITILARDAGSPSLSSTAIVRVIILDQNDNIPFIISPATWNGTAAFAAVPRSIYPNYLVTKVVANDEDSGQNARLSYEITEATDRNLFTMGLHNGEIRTTRTFTEGDGPTQKIVVLVKDNGQPSLSNTVTISLSITANSTESPSERTIQQKNVEHFPDLNTYLILILGSTSLLFLVIIILLVVFKCKQDRSNAIYQSSATYCCCMRRNSDVAFQGRPVPNESLNYYRAGQVQANSDPYQYTVRLAPESSKSDFLFLSTCHPTLPLNDISTDDLAFK from the coding sequence ATGGCGAACGTGGACTGCACAGCACTCTGTGTTGTATTGTTACTTCGTCTCACCGGTTTGGTTTGCGGACAAACAAAATACTCTATTCCCGAAGAACTGGAGATCGGTGCCTTTGTCGGAAACATTGCTGAGGATTTGGGGATAAATGTTCGTGAATTATTAGTCCGAAGACTGCAACTGCTTCCTCGTGACATGAACCATTATTTCGCGGTAAATACACAGACCGGAATTTTATCTGTCAACGAGAGAATCGACAGAGAACAGTTTTGCATGGAAGCATCGACATGCTCCATTTCGTTGGATCTCGCGGTGGAAAAACCTGATGTCATTTTTCCAGCGGAGGTGGAGATATTAGATATAAACGACAATTCGCCGATGTTCACAGCCGACGTCATTTCTTTGCAACTGTCTGAATTACTTGCACCGGGAGCGCGCTTCCCTCTCGAGAGCGCGCACGACCCGGACGTTGGTTTAAACTCTGTCGCTAAATACCACCTGAGCCTTAATGATTTTTTCAGCATTAAAGTTCATACAAGAAAAGATGGAAGTAAAATCGTGGATCTATTTTTAGAGAAATCCTTAGACCGCGAAAAACATCCGTCTTTTGAATTAGTATTGACGGCTGAAGATGGTGGGATCCCGCACAGGTCCGGTACTACAAAgatatttattattgttacagACATAAATGACAATGCACCTGCATTCGATCAAAGCATATATAAGATTACCGTATTAGAAAATGTACCCGTAGGCACACTGCTGATAAAAGTACACGCAATTGATTTAGACGAAGGTTCTAACGCAGAGTTCAAATATTCTTTTGGTAATTACGCCTCACAAAAAGTACGGACGTTGTTCAATTTGGATGCTGAAACGGGCGAGATCAAAGTTGCAGGTTTATTGGATTTTGAAACGGCATATGAATATGAACTTGATGTACAAGCTGTGGACAACCTGCCAAACGTGGGACATGCTAAAGTTCTGGTTAGTATCGTTGATGTGAATGATAATGCTCCCGACATTAAGCTGACTTCAGCAAGGAAAGTGGTACTAGAGGATGCAGTAACAGACACTGTAATTGCTGTTTTTGAAGTAACCGATAGGGATTCTGGAGAAAACGGGCTCGTTCAGTGCCAAATTCCAGTCAATATTCCATTTAAGATGGAACCGACTTTGCCTAATCACTACAAAATTATGACCAGCAAGAAACTTGACCGTGAAACAATCTCAGAGTATAACATATCCATTTCAGCACGCGATGCTGGCTCGCCTTCACTTACTACAATTGAAACCATCACAGTTTCAGTATCTGATATAAATGATAACGTCCCACGTTTCTCCAAATCTTCATACGACATATATTTAATGGAGAACAATTTTCCGGGCGGTTCTGTTTCTTCGGTTACCGCTGTGGATCCTGATCTGGACGATAATGGAAACGTGGCCTATTCTATTCTGGATGACAAACTCGAAAACGTACGCGACGCTTCCAACTTTGCAATAAATTCGCAACGCGGGAGCATATTTGCTCTGCGTTCTTTTGACTATGAACAAACGAAGAATTTCCAAATAACAATTTTAGCTCGTGATGCTGGATCCCCGTCACTAAGCAGCACTGCTATTGTGAGAGTTATTATCTTGGATCAAAACGACAatattccttttataatttcgCCAGCCACGTGGAACGGTACCGCGGCTTTCGCCGCTGTACCGCGCTCTATATATCCAAACTACTTAGTCACCAAAGTAGTCGCAAACGACGAAGATTCAGGGCAGAACGCGCGGCTTTCCTATGAGATTACAGAGGCCACTGATCGCAATCTTTTCACCATGGGTCTTCACAATGGAGAAATCAGAACAACCCGAACTTTCACAGAAGGCGATGGCCCCACACAGAAAATTGTGGTCTTAGTGAAGGACAATGGTcaaccaagtctttcaaacacAGTTACAATCAGTTTATCAATCACTGCGAACAGTACCGAAAGCCCTTCGGAGCGTACAATTCAACAGAAAAATGTGGAACATTTTCCGGATCTCAATACATATTTAATATTAATTCTAGGATCAACCAGCCTCTTGTTTCTCGTAATAATCATCTTATTGGTGGTCTTCAAATGCAAACAAGATCGGAGTAATGCTATTTACCAGAGCTCTGCAACGTATTGTTGCTGTATGCGGAGAAATTCCGATGTCGCATTTCAGGGAAGACCTGTCCCAAATGAATCACTAAATTATTATAGAGCTGGGCAGGTGCAGGCTAATTCAGATCCTTATCAATATACGGTTCGATTAGCGCCGGAATCGTCCAAGAGCGATTTCCTGTTTCTATCGACTTGCCATCCGACATTGCCACTAAATGACATCAGCACGGATGATTTAGCATTTAAGTAG
- the LOC129701365 gene encoding protocadherin-10-like translates to MLQKGIFRVLKKSAISSIFLLCALNLVSGQIRYSIPEELEHGAFVGNIADDLGLNTEELSRRKFRLVSAASIQYLDVNRMNGILFVNARIDREQICGQRVNCVLVLEAVAESPVEQYRVEIQILDVNDNSPIFQNKEIRLDVTESTLPGARFPLERAHDIDTVNNSIRTYQLSTNEHFSLDIRSRGQWKSPELIMNKLVDREIKSSYHLLLTALDGGSPTRSGTAHISITILDTNDNPPVFDKSVYIVSVKENVPLGTLLIKLNATDLDDGQNAAITYLFSSYNEPKITEIFTINPKSGAIHLKETLDFEEGSVYEIDVEARDGNVQPLSTHCSVRVEITDVNDNAPLLTLNSISGTVSEGDPSGTLIALISVIDQDSNKNGYIDCSISSNVPFDLKSSFSNSYRLITSAPLDRETTAQYRITVTCKDRGIPPLSTSRTIVVNISDVNDNAPRFTQPSYTVYVTENIEPGSYIGSVTALDLDINRNSQLSYSILENQIQSVPLSSYLYINTNNGSIYSKRPLDYEQIKRFQFHVRVQDAGLPSLSSDVVVRVIVLDQNDNPPSIISWKSKNNTSLRVPRTAKPGHLVIKIFASDADSGKNAQLSYQLNQASVPGLFKVSHSSGEVRSVRHFKDGDATTQTLIVQVKDNGFPPLSATTTLTLTLIDEGISHQPDVTEPRQDLKETKQLTFYIIISLGATSFILLVVIIVLVVVICPIGNRTASGGACSFASCCSTKEWECQNSNFNLQVTPDFHIVPSLLEVRGNGSLSGTCRYKIRSAPESGAMFFAPLPHMAMVAGKETRYMLPDSPRMRKSCPDHVSDNNNV, encoded by the coding sequence ATGTTACAAAAAGGCATTTTCCGTGTGCTTAAAAAGTCAGCGATATCATCCATCTTTTTGCTTTGTGCGTTGAATCTGGTTTCCGGGCAGATTCGTTACTCCATTCCTGAAGAACTGGAACACGGGGCCTTCGTGGGAAATATCGCAGACGATTTGGGTTTAAACACGGAGGAGCTATCACGGCGTAAATTCAGACTTGTATCGGCCGCGTCGATACAGTATTTGGATGTAAATCGCATGAATGGGATTTTATTTGTGAATGCAAGAATCGATAGAGAACAAATATGCGGCCAGCGAGTTAACTGTGTATTGGTCCTGGAAGCGGTAGCTGAAAGTCCCGTGGAACAGTACCGTGTGGAGATTCAGATTTTAGATGTAAATGATAATTCGCCTATCTTTCAGAACAAAGAGATTCGTTTAGATGTTACAGAATCCACGCTGCCTGGAGCTCGCTTCCCGTTAGAGCGTGCGCACGACATAGATACGGTAAATAATTCTATTCGTACGTATCAGCTCTCGACAAATGagcattttagtttagatatacgaaGTCGTGGACAATGGAAATCACCCGAATTAATAATGAACAAATTGGTCGACCGAGAAATAAAATCGAGCTACCATTTGTTGCTCACGGCTCTAGACGGCGGATCACCAACAAGATCAGGTACGGCTCATATATCTATTACAATCTTGGATACCAACGATAATCCGCCTGTTTTTGACAAATCGGTGTACATTGTTAGCGTGAAAGAAAACGTGCCATTGGGCACTTTACTAATTAAGCTAAACGCTACTGATTTGGACGACGGACAGAATGCAGCGATAACCTATCTCTTCAGCAGTTATAATGAACCAAAAATAACCGAAATATTTACGATTAATCCCAAATCCGGAGCGATACACCTAAAGGAAACTTTGGATTTCGAAGAAGGAAGTGTGTATGAGATTGATGTTGAAGCTAGGGATGGAAATGTGCAGCCGCTATCTACACACTGCAGCGTGCGCGTGGAGATCACAGATGTCAATGACAACGCTCCTCTGTTGACTCTAAATTCCATTTCTGGCACAGTCAGTGAAGGTGATCCGAGTGGAACTTTAATCGCATTGATTAGCGTGATAGACCAGGATTCCAATAAAAATGGATACATCGACTGCTCCATTTCATCTAATGTCCCCTTTGACTTGAAATCGTCCTTCAGCAATTCCTACAGACTTATCACAAGTGCACCACTGGATCGAGAAACCACTGCTCAATATAGAATAACTGTCACTTGCAAAGATCGCGGGATCCCACCCTTATCTACCAGCCGGACAATAGTGGTAAATATCTCAGATGTAAATGATAACGCGCCGCGCTTTACGCAGCCTTCGTACACGGTATATGTGACGGAAAATATTGAGCCCGGCAGCTACATTGGATCAGTGACTGCTTTGGATCTTGATATTAACAGGAATTCACAGCTGTCTTACTCTATTTTGGAAAATCAGATTCAGTCAGTGCCATTGTCATCCTATCTCTATATCAACACAAATAATGGAAGTATCTATTCGAAACGACCATTAGATTACGAGCAAATTAAACGTTTTCAGTTTCACGTTCGAGTCCAAGATGCCGGATTACCATCACTTTCGAGCGATGTTGTTGTGCGTGTGATAGTCCTGGATCAGAACGACAATCCACCCTCCATAATATCATGGAAATCTAAGAACAACACTAGTTTGCGTGTGCCTCGAACTGCAAAACCTGGACATTTGGTTATAAAAATCTTTGCTTCCGACGCAGATTCCGGTAAGAATGCACAACTGTCGTACCAACTGAATCAGGCTAGTGTTCCTGGTCTTTTTAAAGTTTCGCATAGTTCGGGAGAAGTAAGGAGTGTTCGGCATTTCAAAGATGGCGACGCGACCACACAAACACTAATTGTCCAGGTGAAAGATAATGGTTTTCCACCTCTTTCTGCTACTACCACCTTGACGTTGACATTAATTGACGAAGGTATATCCCATCAGCCTGACGTTACAGAACCTCGTCAAGATTTAAAAGAAACGAAGCAGTTGACATTTTATATAATTATTTCGTTGGGAGCAACATCTTTTATCTTGTTGGTGGTTATCATTGTTTTGGTTGTTGTAATTTGCCCGATTGGCAacaggacggcttcaggcggtgcTTGCTCTTTTGCCAGCTGCTGCAGCACCAAAGAGTGGGAATGTCAGAATTCCAATTTCAACCTTCAAGTGACGCCGGATTTCCACATCGTTCCCAGTTTGCTTGAGGTTCGAGGCAACGGATCTCTTTCAGGGACGTGCCGTTATAAGATTCGATCCGCACCTGAATCTGGTGCAATGTTCTTCGCGCCATTGCCACATATGGCAATGGTTGCTGGAAAGGAGACGAGGTATATGCTGCCGGATAGCCCAAGGATGAGGAAGAGCTGTCCAGACCACGTGAGTGATAACAATAATGTGTAA
- the LOC129701514 gene encoding LOW QUALITY PROTEIN: protocadherin-10-like (The sequence of the model RefSeq protein was modified relative to this genomic sequence to represent the inferred CDS: deleted 1 base in 1 codon), whose product MLQEACRRTLKRIVTPSIFLLCAWILVSGQLRYSIPEEENLGTIVGKIAEDLGLAVEELLRRRFRIVSDSPPQYLDIDLTTGILFVTKTIDREELCPESLLCILPLEALIERPVEQYRAEIEILDINDNSPRFPVSEIRLEIAEFAIPGARFPLPDAHDPDVGENSIRTYQLSPNDHFVLDVQIRGEAKIPELILTNTIDRERQSLHRLLLTALDGGSPQRTGTTNVIINVLDGNDNAPVFQQSFYVVGLMENVPSGTLVIKLHASDLDAGSNNDIAYSFSGYNKARVSELFAINAISGEITVKGILDFEETNKYEIDVEAKDMGFHPLSTHCTIQVNLNDVNDNAPDFAPSTIPKIVREDASTGTLLALINVRDRDSHANGHVDCTISPNHPFALKSSFKNSYRLVTDDILDRELASEHKISITCKDRGSPPLSTTKMFIIHISDINDNAPMFQLSSYTVHVMENHPPGSSIGRVAATDGDINLNSHLSYTILESEVQNAPLSSYVSINPETGVIYSQRAFDYEHLKNFQFRIQAQDSGIPPLSNNVTVNVVILDQNDNPPVIKIPESSNYSMTAIPRSASPGYLAAKIIHSDADSGQNARIFYHILSATDSGLFTISRNSGEVRTARYFKDTDSIIQKIIIHVRDNGHPTLSATTTVTFSVGEQIAELRSDFGDTSTHLQNSYDLPFVIVISLGLLSFILLVVIIALSVAIWPINRRPTYARRRPCAACCYVGDLESERQIRNAHLNLQFASDPKMITNVLEVRKGGSLDTYHYRVRSTAQGDATAFTTPFCPTTAESNEWNHGISADQLYAKETSDHTDKRKKVSSNLN is encoded by the exons ATGTTACAAGAAGCTTGTAGACGGACGCTAAAAAGAATTGTGACACCGTCCATCTTTCTTCTTTGTGCCTGGATTCTCGTTTCGGGTCAGCTTCGTTACAGCATTCCCGAGGAGGAAAATCTTGGAACTATCGTTGGTAAAATCGCAGAAGATTTAGGGCTAGCCGTGGAAGAACTACTACGTCGCAGATTTCGTATTGTTTCTGATTCACCACCGCAGTATCTGGATATAGATCTAACTACTGGAATATTGTTTGTGACTAAAACGATAGATAGGGAGGAACTGTGTCCGGAAAGCCTGCTCTGCATCCTGCCTTTAGAAGCTCTAATTGAACGTCCAGTGGAACAGTATCGCGCTGAAATCGAGATATTGGATATTAATGACAATTCTCCCAGATTCCCGGTTAGTGAAATACGTTTGGAAATCGCTGAATTCGCGATACCCGGAGCGCGTTTTCCGTTACCAGATGCGCACGATCCGGACGTCGGGGAAAATTCAATTCGCACGTACCAGCTGTCTCCGAATGACCATTTTGTATTAGATGTTCAGATCCGCGGGGAAGCAAAAATCCCGGAATTGATATTGACGAACACGATCGACCGAGAGAGACAATCGCTACATCGATTACTGCTCACAGCTTTGGATGGTGGATCTCCGCAAAGGACGGGCACGACCAATGTAATTATTAATGTGTTGGATGGTAATGATAATGCGCCGGTATTCCAACAATCCTTCTATGTTGTCGGGCTAATGGAAAATGTGCCATCCGGCACTCTGGTGATCAAACTTCATGCAAGCGATTTAGATGCGGGATCCAATAACGACATTGCTTATTCTTTCAGCGGATATAATAAAGCGCGGGTGAGCGAACTGTTTGCCATTAATGCTATATCGGGGGAGATCACAGTTAAGGGAATTTTGGACTTCGAGGAAACAAATAAATATGAAATTGACGTGGAAGCGAAGGACATGGGGTTTCACCCTTTATCCACACATTGCACGATCCAAGTGAATCTCAACGATGTGAACGATAACGCTCCTGATTTTGCCCCAAGTACTATTCCTAAGATAGTACGGGAAGATGCGTCGACTGGAACATTGCTAGCTTTAATCAATGTGAGAGACAGGGACTCTCATGCAAACGGACACGTTGATTGCACCATCTCACCAAATCACCCGTTTGCTCTCAAATCATCATTTAAAAATTCATATAGGTTGGTGACAGATGATATATTGGATCGAGAGCTAGCTTCTGAGCATAAAATCTCAATTACTTGCAAGGACCGGGGATCTCCTCCGCTATCCACCACCAAAATGTTTATCATACACATTTCAGATATTAACGATAACGCACCGATGTTCCAGCTGTCGTCATACACAGTTCACGTTATGGAAAACCATCCACCCGGGAGTTCCATCGGAAGGGTGGCTGCTACGGACGGTGACATAAACTTGAACTCCCACCTTTCTTATACTATCCTGGAGAGCGAGGTGCAGAATGCGCCTTTATCTTCCTATGTCTCGATCAATCCTGAAACAGGCGTTATCTATTCGCAGCGGGCATTTGATTACGAGCATCTTAAAAACTTCCAGTTCAGAATTCAAGCGCAAGACAGTGGAATCCCACCACTTTCCAACAATGTTACTGTGAACGTGGTTATCCTTGATCAGAATGACAATCCACCTGTGATA AAAATTCCAGAGTCATCAAACTATAGCATGACAGCTATACCACGGTCGGCAAGCCCAGGATACCTAGCAGCCAAGATTATTCATTCCGATGCCGACTCTGGTCAGAATGCACGCATTTTCTATCATATTCTAAGTGCTACTGATTCTGGACTGTTTACAATTTCCCGTAATTCAGGAGAAGTTCGAACAGCTCGTTATTTCAAGGACACGGATTCCATCATACAAAAAATCATTATACATGTGAGAGACAATGGCCATCCTACGCTGTCCGCCACGACTACTGTTACCTTCTCAGTTGGTGAACAGATCGCAGAATTACGTTCAGACTTTGGAGACACAAGCACGCATTTACAGAATTCATATGATTTACCCTTTGTTATCGTCATTTCTTTGGGGCTATTATCATTCATACTTCTGGTCGTTATAATTGCGCTATCTGTCGCAATTTGGCCGATTAACAGAAGGCCAACCTATGCCAGACGAAGACCTTGTGCGGCATGCTGCTACGTCGGTGACTTGGAATCCGAGCGCCAAATACGGAACGCTCACCTTAATCTGCAGTTTGCATCTGATCCAAAAATGATTACAAATGTCCTGGAGGTACGAAAGGGCGGCTCCCTAGATACATACCACTACAGAGTTCGCTCGACAGCTCAAGGAGATGCAACTGCGTTTACGACACCGTTCTGTCCAACAACAGCAGAATCTAATGAGTGGAATCACGGAATTTCTGCGGATCAGCTTTACGCGAAAGAAACCAGTGATCACACTGATAAACGTAAAAAAGTAAGTAGCAACCTCAACTAA